aatgtaGGTCAAAGGCACATTGTTGattacactgatctaaccacagagatgtgaacagactttgtgtcatgaaaactgttttctgaattctgtttaacaagtgaaacaagtaaattatacctgatatttaagtgattgctgcttctttccatggattcagGAAACAAAACTCACcatcagtagtccaggaacttgttttaccctaaaatatcagtgtagttgaacatctgatgtcAGTACAGCACTCTTCATGTGGCATTCATGTAGCATTCACCTGTGGTGCAAGTATCAgatcactaaaataaaaacaaacatctgtgagcacgttaatatcaggagcatctgtaatatatacatatattatgattttgtagtcatacACACCCATACTTTGTACTATCGTAAAAAAATGGATAATAAACTCATTACTTTTATATTCTATTgttacacaataaataaatatgattttatgataataataataaattgtagtTAGTATAGCGCCTCTAAAAGAGAACTTTTTCAAAGCACTTAACAACATAAGCAAACCCTAATAcgcaaaaatacagaataacaATCAGTTAAGCAAGATGAAAATAAGACGAGATTTTAAAATTCCTGACAAACTGGAATCAAAAATGATGcccagatttttttatttactttgtaaCTCCAGAGCAACTCCATCAACAGACAAAGCTAAAGATCCAGCATTACACAATTTATGTGGAGAGCTGAGAAGCATAAATTCTGTTTTGGAACtattcaaacataaaaaaacaacttaatcttatagtcataaacacaagctGTCATGACACGTGTTGGATGAACATACTTGTacaaagtctttaatataatccacaatgAACTTACAGGGAGACAGCAAAACACATGCACAATAGACGAGCCACGAGATTTCTGTCAAAGTGTCGTTCTATAAGAAAATTGATGGTGACTAAATGTGACGCAGGGAGCAAAGGGGCATGACTTGTGATGCCATACTACCTTGGCCACGAATTTATATATTCCCTCCCTGTCAATGATAGGACCATTGATGAGCAATCAGCCAATCAGTTTTAAGGAGGAGGAGCCTCACTGCTACCTAATGATCAATTACCTAATttaaggacaaacaaaggaaatATCTACAACACATTTATGAATGTGTTTAATCTGTAATTTGACTGGCAGGCTTTCGATGAGTTCCTCTACACTGCCATGGTAGAGGTTGGCTGGGACTGAAAACTCCTCACTGTTGAGCAGATTGAGCCTATCTTCATCATTGGATGCACCCAAAATCTCCACCACAGCCGTGTCTACCTTTCTCTGAGCAATCttgattttaacaaaaatacagtttacaaTCCAGTAAGTGTACATTACTGTAAAAGCGCAAAGCTTGTAcgagtttattaatatttcagtgGAATGTAACTAAAGTGTGATCAAAAAGTGGATAATGctacaaatgtaatattatgttGGCAAAAATTTACTTGATGCTTTTAACCTAACTTTGACTACATGGACAACAATACTCTGATATTATAAACAATACTCTGATTAAGAAACTACCATGTGaacagtaattttaaagaaCCTTAATCCAGCTAAAGTCATACTCgaagtaaaaacaaatgaaattaaGACATGGagtatttctattttagttacattattaAAGTGCAGTGTAGACATGCACACACCTCAATCACACTATGTTGTGTGGgagtttttgtcactttttgtgACAGGACACATACATAGCAATGATACGCCCTTTACGATTAACAAAAGTTCCTTTTATCTATTTTTTGCATAACTGTGGGAATGTGCGTcccattaacatatttaattatttgtggaTTGTGACGTTCCATTTCAAAACGGTGAGCAATTGCATTTGCTTCCTCCAAGCTAGGAACCTagatgaggttttttttttttacttttttgcatGGGATACCCTTGCACAGTGCTTTTGTGTATGCCACATTGATTCACTATTTCTCAGTATTCAAGTCTATTCAGGACCACAACCACCCGCATCTCCAAGGGCACAGGGGCATGCACAGTGGCCCCCTCGGGACTCACACCCTCATCATTAAACGTAATTTTACAAATGCTGCCCGGGACATGCAGAAGTTTTCCATTCGGCATCATCAAAttccattaaaggggtcatcggatgctaagttcactttttcatgttgtttgaacattaatgtgtgttgtcagtgtatgtacaaatctactctataatgataaaaatccatgcagcggtttttaattaatctgtaaaaataatatcccctttctcaaatcgagccgttctcagatgcctgtcgttgtggcgtcacacccacagatgccgctcccacaatagttgattgacatgagcgatttACCTTGAATCAGCcgtcacagtccgccctctttgttttgatgccggagcagggatgtaagttagacaagaatatctccgattgagcgattgaggtgttgtgttgctggatgtaataatgaacatagtggtcgtcatttactcctgacacatctgagctgctgaagatgcagtagattacggatgtttgtgaagggaatgcacctcccgatctacatatatccatctgtgtttgcgcaaatcattcgtgatccagcttcacttacagcagaagtgagtataaggggttttttatgaatctttgcgatcgcctttccttataacgcgatcattaggaagtttagcagctaaacgtggctaatgtaaacaacaccatcttttccacagagagtagagaggggcggggcgagcagagctcatttgcatttaaaggaacaaccccttagaataagatgatttttgctgagctcattttgacaaggtacaaagggtgttgttttacaaaaccattgagaattttttaaaagtatattagagacttttcattaagaccctaaagaatgatatcaacttgtggaaaatgggcatccgatgacccctttaaaacaactCTCTCCCACCAGTCCTTACTTCGTACTCTTATCCAGTACCTCTGAGTTTGTCGAGAGGGCATGAATGAAATGTTGCAGCGAAGGCCTGTTGCTGGAGAATTTGTATCCGCCGTCATCTGTTTACATGTATAGCAGgtttcctaaaataaaaaataaaacactcaaaATTGTAGATGGTAACATAATGAGGATGAACTgctaatattaaaattctggagggaacataaataattaaattactaatATCCATGTAAACCTAGTCACTGTTAGAGGTCAATACAGCACTTAATCAGACTCAGAACCTGATAACCTTGTTGCTGAAATAAAAGGGTTATTATCAGCTTTTTATGGGAGATTTGCAACCCAGAGGACACCGTGTTCAGTAAGAGAGAGTTAGGGCATCAATGCATCGTGTTGACACAATGGGCATCCTCTCCCATTTGAACATGATACAACGTGTTTTGTGGCACAAATACTGGACTGAAAGCGCTTGTCCACATTAATACGAACCACAAACGGATCCAGTGAGTGTATgtctatatctgtctgtctgacacTAACTTTTCAGTACAgttgattgtttattttttgtttatatgatTTTGATTCTGTTTATTTATCCTATATATAGATCATGTTCCTAAGTGTAGCAAATAACAGTCTGTCATGTACAACACTGGCCTCCTTCAAGCTGTAACCAGGAGTGaatgacgagaggcgagcggatccatgagcaagcttttattcatcaaacaagACAGATACAAAGTcgagcaggcagggtcgagacgggagcagacaggtgTGTCACAGGCAGTCGAAGAGAATGATCCAATAAAcaagagcgataatccacaaggcaggcggctagacagacgaaaacgagaaaaccaggcgggagatcaaaaactaggaactaggaaaccAGAGAAACGCTAAGCAAAGGGAAAACACTAACAATACAACAgtacaacaatccgtgaagtgcactgggagggaccggggcttttatactgtctctgattggacgcggGTGAagagcaatggctgatggggaatgtagtctgaggtgtagtgcaatagtcagagtgtgtaggtgagagtgacatctggtggtaaGCGGACAACgtgacaccgaccagattcgtgacacaaGCAGTCCACTGAAGAATATGGATTTCCATTGAGGTACttcaatacataaataaaaggatttactcaccttcacctcattccaaacctgcatgagtCTTTCTTCTGCAAAACCTAAtgataaattactttttttggtactttttatgtgtaattcattatatttgtattttttatgattaccaggtgtttgtttttcttattgttAGGCAATTATATGactattatatatttgttatgtaCTCTTGCtcacttttaaagtttttttgaacattattaCATGACATTACACATGAGGAGTGAGCTATAAAGTACTACTGATTACAATTATTGCCTTTGTCCAAAACTCTCATTTTAAAGTTATGTTGTATTTTATACttgcattatatttaaattttaaattcatttaaaattttgattaaaagcatttttcttattgttagataattatattaaaatgtttgatttttttttaaattcaatatgTCCTTgatttttagacaaaaaaagacatgcaaatgttttattcttaTACAGACAGTTGTATAAATCAAGCATTGAagaattttttcattaaaaacattggaCAAATTGATCAATGTAAAGCACGGAAATTCACGTGGCTATAATGTACAATGTAAAGCATGAATTTCTTACTTATGCTGAACacagataaatatattttgagaaatgttcatTACCAAACAGTTGACTCTCGTCATCCACATTCACAGTATGAAAAGATAAACACTGTTGAGTCAATGCCATGGTACAGTATCGTCAACTGTTCGGTTACCATCACTCTTCAAAAGAtcttcttttattctttttctttttcttttttttttttttttgttatttaaagaatgcattagtaatatgcacacatcctgattttgctgagttagatgtgttcctgggtcaatatattttgttgaccctggaacaacattttaatccaagaatgtaatcttgaccacatccctacacctaactttaacttcacaaaaactaaaaactattttttttttttatctgattggttaatcacaatgttgttccagggtcaacaaagatgttgatccaggaacatgtcgtacttggtaaaatcaggttctgtaTGCACCTATAGGCATGTGCACAGTGGACATACACTTtgcttattacacacacacaggaacgtgcagcagcacacaaacacggcaaatattaaaaatgaaaacattacaatgtaaaagactattattgtgtacataaatataaaaatgtctaCATGTCCTTATAGATTTCTTATGCAAGACTTTTTTTCAAGCCtgtttcactttcgctttcgaaAACAGTCACGCTTAGAATGAAGGGGAGAGTTTTAAAAGGAATGCACGGTAATTAATTTAAGGTGGTTTGGCCCATGAATGCCCTCCCTTTGTGCTGGCCCTGGTCTCTGGAGAAGCATTCAGTCTTTGTTCTTGCAAATTCCGCCGTGTAAATAGCAAATCCACCATGGCGCGAACCCAATTGGATCTTAATGGGAATGGGAGATGAGACTCTGATTGGTTTAATGGACGTTACACCCAAAACAGGCCCACGACTCATTGACTCACAAATGAGAACCAGATCATTCACATCCATAAACCCACCAGCTCAGCTGGACAACTGACCTCAAGACAAACAGATGATAAtggtgataaagttcatgacataTCAAATGACACTGGCTTCACCTTCAACAACGACAGTCAGAGCAACTTCACAAATAACTGAGCTTACACCAAGCCAAAAAGACATGGTTCAAATGAAATGCCAATGCTAAACAAGCACGTCCTCCCAAAGATTAACTTTAAATCACAACAcactacacacaaacacactgtaaCAACATGTTCCAAACCATCATAGATGTAAAGCCTACATTTCATATCATCTCACTAGCCtacaaaatttattttcattataatctCCGAAGACaaccttttttctgtatttttttctgaccGTGTCTGATGTCAGAATTGAATGTTAATGTAACCTTGTTCTGATCGAGTTCCTCATCTGGCCTACAtactgtgtaaaaaataaaaaaaatagttcctgctgttcaaaaaaatatttggtaaGAAAAACACCTCCTGTCACCCATGGGAATCTGTCACAAGTCCCACAGATTTGTATAAATGTAATAGATTCTGGTGGAGCAACTGCCAATGTTTGTGCAAAATTATTCCTAATCTGCCTGATTAAGGACCTTGCAATCAGCACATAGGTAAAAATGGCTGGGACCAGGACCTTTTCCTCCTGGGGAGAGTGAGCAGCTGGATTTGTTGTTGTATGACAGTGTTTCTTGTAGACTCTCTGTAACCAAGACCTTGAATAACCCCTAGCTTGGagtgctttaaataaaattattttgaccTTCTGAAAGTCTGTTTTTAAGAGCAAATTCTCTTAAACCTTAGCTACTGGGCCCACACAATCCCCCGAAAAGCATGGCGAGGATGGAAGCTATCAAAATGCAGCAGGGCATGAGTGTCTGTTTCCTTAAAGAACATATCTTTATCTCCAGACGATTCTTAAGGGGAAAATCTGGGCCCTTGTACACAGTGGTGCCAAGGAACTCAATGGCCCGATCCCCAAAAAAGGACATGACCTTGATCAAAGCAGGATGAGAATTTAGTATCTGCACGAATGCTTGAAACTCTTTATGACTGTGATATCATATGCCCCAGACATCATCAATGTATCTGTAATACCCATATGAGAGCCTGGTGCACCTGGGGAATACTGTCTCCTCCCACTAGGCAGTGTAACTACTGTTGCAAAATGTACAGTTCTGTGGGTCCCCAGGTCCAGGATTGAAAGCCACTGTTGTAACATAACACAACCATACAAGCATCAATGATTTCAACAAAATTCCTCctgactgagaaaaaaaaatgctcacaGGCTCTGGAATTAGACTATTCAGTGATATCTATCTAGCTACGagtaaatgatttctaaaatcCAACCCTGTGGATTACCTGTCTCTCCTCCTGAGCATTTTGTTGTGTGCACAACTCTTTCAACCATAAGAAATGCAGTTCCAGCGTGTCAACAGAATGGTCAGGCAGgtctgaaatataaacatataagccactaaaatcaatttaaatctaTAGTTGTGCCTGAGTGACACCGAAACAACGAGGGTTAGTTTTTCAACCAGAATTGTCTGCGTTTTATTCGTTCCTATTATGGGTGATCCCTTGATCCTGGATCCTTGCTGCCATCCACTTGGAGATAGTTTGGATGATATGCAGTTATGTCAGAAGGGTAATGAATCAACATTAGAAAAACGTTGCTCCTGTAGCTTATATCAATTATTCAGTACTGAATAGATCAGGAACCAAATCAGTACCTGTTCTCGATAATAATCCCTActcataatcataattattttcTTGCTGCTCCCCAGATCTCTCCACCTGCtgattaaaaaagtatgtttgtTTTACAACAAATTTATAGAATAAATCAACCAAAGAATGATACGTCTCACTCAATTACAGTCACTTGACACCACCTACTGACAGTTTAGcttcatgtttaaaaacatctgtatttttttttaacatttctgagTTGTATTTCCTAAAAATATTGAATTCTCATAACATTTAATGCAGTTGTAATTTTTCagtgttaattattaatttgattGTTAACAGTCCTACAGTgtattattctaattaaattttttgaatttaaaatgagagataaaactttaaaaagggGGAAAATGCCCTCAGGAtaattattataacaaatatgcagattcaaatatatcaaagctaAAAACACTTATAAGAATTTTGCttgtgaataaattatatttacactaccaaaaaaaaaaaattctattgcAAGCAACAGAAATGTTTACCACACATTTTGCTCCTTATCTCACTCAAAAagacaataacaacaaaactctACTTGCTATATTTGACAGTGAACTGTTGAATTCAGAGccacatatattacattttctaCTATACAAAAAAAGTACTCTCCTCAGGACTTCAGGAGTCATGGTTTAGTTATTCAGATTAACTACCTAAATTCAACACTCAtataaatatgatcatattttgtaattatttaaattattgttttaaatagtttgttGTAGGCATCTCAACATCTCAACACAACTTTAATGAGGGTTCAAAGCAGAATATCACTTTTATGAAAGACTGACACATGCATCAGTTTCATACATCACCTGTAAAGTACAGCAGGACTTACAGCATGCTTATCAGGCATTTTAAAGAGACATAAATAACTATAcaaaattatacatacatattactATGAAAAATGACTGTAGTTCGTAGAATGGGAAGGAGGAGGTGGGAACCAGCAAACACTTaaacactttaataataaaataaacacaaaagtaaagcgGCAGCCCCTCACGGACGACCTCcgcacacaaaacacaatgaCATTATGAAAATGTTGCAAACAGTATTCTCATTATTACAGCTTTTTTGTTATTACTTTTTCATTACATTACCCCAAAACACACTGATATACAAATGCCAATCAAAtgacaattatatatatatatactactatatacacactatatatacactaccgttcaaaagtttgtggtcagtaagacttgtaatagtctttaaagaagtctcttatgctcatcaaggctgcatttgattaaaaatatagaaaaaaactgtaatattgcaaaatgtttttacaatatataataattttttttattttaacatactttaaaatagaatttattcctgtgattaaatgctgaatttttaatcagctgttactccagtcttaagtgtcacatgatccttcagaaatcattctaatatgcagatttattatttgaatgatcaatgttggataatatcaacagttgtgctgccaaatatttttttttttttacacatatatCCTATAAAACTACATATTAGggtttctttataaaaaaaaaaacatttaaaatatatacttagcAACACAGAGTTGATTCTGCACTAATTTGATCtactatttcttttctttttctttttttaaacattttacatttaacattttcccTGCCAGTCAcaacattttctgttatttatgagATGCTTTATGTGTTCTGTGATTTATGAGATGCTTCCGGGTTCTAGTTATGGTAGTTACCCATCTCCTGAATAAAACCAAAATCTCCCAAGCAAAAATACAGACAAGATATTTGCATATGTAAGAAGATGCATGTGAAAAATAATCTGATCCAGTCCTGCTATATGCAACTTTCTCTCCAGGATAGGCAGCAAACTACAATGCAGACATAGGTCCGCAAGTGCTTCTTGCAGATGCTGAACACTCAGTCATGATGGGCCAAGATCATGAATGGCCAAGAATCACCTAACATAGTCAAAATTTTAGGGAATTTACTGCAAAAGCTCAGGTATGGCCAAAAGAGtacatatgcaaaaaaaataataataataaataaaaaaaatcaaagcctTACAGTGAAGAACAAAGAGATGAAGGATGCAAGTAAAAGTAGTCAAGGTGTCATGCAGACAATTTTCTTGTCATACTCAATAACAAAGAACACACACATGGTCTCACATTTGAATTTTCACGTTAAGTGTGAATGCATAAAAGGTTTTTCTTACACTGACTACAACTGAATTATCCTTTAGAATGAATGCACAGGTCATTGTAGAAATCACTCCTTCTTCTAAAACCTCTTGTCACTCTGAggaaaatggcattttttttaatacatttcatacTGCTTTGACATGTGAAACCCGTCTCACACTGAAGGCACTTCAGTAcagtttctctccagtgtgaactctcatgtgaatCTTAAGGTTTGCATTGGATGTGAAACTTTTTTCACAGCAATGGCACTTGAAAGGTGTTTCTCCGATGTGAAATTTAACATCATCCTGAAGGTGATTTCTGTCCTTGAAACTCCTTTTGCACTgatgacatttacattttttctctcAAGTGAATCTTCATGTGCTTTTTAAGGTTGTCTTTACatgtgaaactctttccacactgatcacatgtgaaCAGGTTCTCTCCtgtgtgaatcctcatgtgaGTAATCCAATTTTGTTTTCGTGCAAAGCCTTTCCCACACTGTTCGCAGGTGAAAGGACTCAGTCcagtgtgaatcctcatgtggGCATTACGGAGCCTTTTCTctgtaaaactctttccacactgatcacatacaaatggcttctctccagtgtgagttCTCAAGTGACTCTTAAGACCATTATTTAATGAGAAACCCTTCCCACACAGATTGCAAGTATAAGGTTTCTCTCCTGTGTGAGTTCTAATGTGAGTCTTAAGGTTTCCTTTAAtcgtgaaactctttccacactgagggcaggTGTAAGgtctctctccagtgtgaacgaTCATGTGGACATTAAGGTGATTTTTCtgtgtaaaactctttccacactgaggacatATGATGGACATTaatgatttctttttaaagtgaattttCATGTGGGCATCAAGGCTTTGTCCACACTGAAGGCAGttgtaaggtttctctccagtatgaattctcatgtggGAACTAAGGTTTGCAGTTTGTGTTGTTTGAGCTTCTCTTGGCGAGAAAGTcttttcagtctgtgtgcaacTCATCaatttttcttcagttttgaaatcatgtTTCTCATTCTGATCTTTCTCTTCTGTTTCATTCAGGTCTTGTTTTTCCTCTTTCAGTGCCATTAGACCTgtagtgaaaacagaaaaataattccAGTTTGGAATAAAGCAATAGACATCAAAACATGACTTGAAAACCATCAAATCCAAACACATGTAGGCTATGCTAAATCCTATACCCACTAAAGTACTGACAGAGGTGTCATCTCAGAACCTCTTGtcaatattttatcaatatctCTAGTTTCTCTGTGAAACTTCACAAATAAATCTCCAATCAAAAATATTCAACCCctacaaaaataatgaaaataattcaaCAAAGGAAAAAGTAAACTATTACATTTAAAGGTAGTTTCCCAGACAGGGTTTAA
This genomic interval from Labeo rohita strain BAU-BD-2019 unplaced genomic scaffold, IGBB_LRoh.1.0 scaffold_193, whole genome shotgun sequence contains the following:
- the LOC127159130 gene encoding gastrula zinc finger protein XlCGF8.2DB-like, which translates into the protein MAFIKEESEDVEIEETFRVKHEDTEEQTGLMALKEEKQDLNETEEKDQNEKHDFKTEEKLMSCTQTEKTFSPREAQTTQTANLSSHMRIHTGEKPYNCLQCGQSLDAHMKIHFKKKSLMSIICPQCGKSFTQKNHLNVHMIVHTGERPYTCPQCGKSFTIKGNLKTHIRTHTGEKPYTCNLCGKGFSLNNGLKSHLRTHTGEKPFVCDQCGKSFTEKRLRNAHMRIHTGLSPFTCEQCGKGFARKQNWITHMRIHTGENLFTCDQCGKSFTCKDNLKKHMKIHLREKM